Below is a genomic region from Helianthus annuus cultivar XRQ/B chromosome 2, HanXRQr2.0-SUNRISE, whole genome shotgun sequence.
ATACTTaagcttcatctgatcttcactCTCCCACATGAACttcggtccacgtcttgagttccaacgaactctcacgatcaGGATACGACTATGttaacgaaccttgacttcctggtccTTGTGTTCGATAAATTCCTCCAGTAAAGGTATCGTACATGTTTCGTCAGGCAACCACTGCCTTAGATCCGAGACATAAACGACATCGCATACGTTACCTaattcgtcgggtaactcgagttgGTAGGTTACGCTACTGATTCCTCCCAGACTGTTGCTATGCTTCCCCAGCATTCCACACCCtcccaaggtgagactttcaacacgatacgatcgcctacagcggtcttccagcgtttcccaagtttatcagctttcctgacggtcacgcgttgccgccaatcGACTCCCGATCCAAcaaccttcccaagagtttcgagtaccagTCCTAGACCAGTAGTTAAGTTGTCAACCATCTCAGTCTTAATCAAGAATGCtggcattattgtctatgtaACGCCTCAACAGAGCTGTCTGTTTACCAAGATGATAACTGCCGCAGTAGTACTCAACCATAGGTAAGAGTCCTTCCAATTTGCACCAAGTTAATATCACACATGCtatcgcagcatgtcttcgagtgccgGGGGGGGGTTGTTTACTCAAACTGTTCGTCCTATGTTGACAAGTAATACTCATGTCTATACGTGAGTCAATGGTGTTGGGTATCGcttgtcataaatcaggtatagctcaAAATAGGATgtaataggagttggcacctcgtgcctataagccgcctctctcagaggaacattcgcaacttgtgaagactcgtcagttccTTGTTTGCAAGCAAGTGTGTTGGTAACGTGAGACcgtcaacgatcacccaggtgataatgtttccgtttcgagttgtaagtagactagcgaCAAAATCCATgtcagtctgttctcatttccatatatgtGCTCTGATTGCTaatatcccaccttgactttcccacatgtCAAACATCGTTCCCATGCGTGGCTGTGTGGGCCTTCAGGCCTGGTCACCCAcacatggtcttcaggttttaatACATCCTATCAAAACTCCGGCGAATAGGATATTCGAGACCCGTGTGCTTCGCCTGCACCAGTTTCCCAAggttgctgtatagtgaggtTCATATTCTTCCATGAAGTAGCAAttatcgtccgacctgccaaaggttgcttctccatgccccgcatgggttaatcttgagaactctcttccttcagttcgTCAGCTTGAGCAAgacgagtctgatcaggtatgttaggGTCGATAATGAGTTGTAAAGCTCGTGCGCATCCAGGTTTCACGGtcgtattcattcaaaagttccatccagcggtgccatcacatgtttagctcACACGGGAGgtccttgtgatcggtctaggtagtgcatttgttaccgtccaagtaatgcctccaacttgaATCCAAAGACTACGGCTTCCACCCCTGGTTATGTATCGTTCAGTTCTTCCTGTTAATCCACCACGTAAGTCGTCACCTTCTCGTGCTACATCGACGTGTAACTGGGATTCTGATTCGAatcatcatggtataccactagatcaTTCGTGCCCTTAGGTAAAGACGATACTCAGCACGTTGTAGGGTTGAGTTTCAAAAGTTGGgtagacgtcctcctgttttggttCCCATCAGTTCACAACTCCCCGCTGTGCTCAAGAGGTTaaggctgcgcaatcttcgaagCTGTGCGTATCGACCTGTGCAGTGCTGTAGCTAACGCGTTAAGTATCCCGCCTGGGGAGTATGTTCGCAagtgatgaatctgcgatagcatctagtgagaccaagaaattgttgtatccTCGCAAGAATCTTTTATGTCAGTCAGTTTCTACCCAAAACGGGTCTTAGCAAggtccacgtgtattcccacttcgttgattatATGACCAAAAAGGTATCCCTCGCATCCAGAAGTTACATTTATCAAGACTTCGCGCGTTGTGGCCCCTTCTTCAGGTGCTCTCAAATAAGACACAAAGCTGCCCATGCTGTTCCTTTCTCCTAGAAACGATTCAAGACGTCCTCAATaaacacggtcgattcatgtgatccataaaGCTGCTAGTGTGTCATTCATCCCAAAAAGTCATGGAATACAAAGTCGTATGGCCGAATTGCATCTGATCAGCTGCCTTAAGAACATTCTCCCTTTGGACTTCCACCTGATAATAGTTCGCTCGTAAATCAATCCTCGAATGAAAGCTCGTCCCTTGCAACTAGtcgacaggttgtcaatacatggtcgagacAAATGGTTCTGGACTATCACCTTGATGAGTTCTCAATAGTCAGTACACATATGAAAAGGACCATCTTCACGGATATACTGGGGCTTCccaaagcgaaaactaggtccGACAAAGCTCCTGTCCAACAGTTCTCGTAGTAGCTTTAACCGTTCTTGCGACCCTCCTGATGCAAGGTGGTAAAAGTacgagtaatcagggctgcctcagaTGTGAGATCAAAATGAGATTCCGCCTAACAATTTTCGGgagtaaacctgaaagttcctcgggtagcacaccgagaggaatcacgaacaattggtggatcctcgatcctcctttccttagccttaacatcggTAACGGTTGCTAACACAACGGAGCAGTCCCTCCGTAGGCACTTCGGGCCTTCACAGTTGAAATGGCGCTAACTTTTGCACtactctgatgctttagaacaaatgccgattctccacacaaaatttCCTCCTCACAAGGTATGTCTACGCGATTTCTAAATAACCAacccacactaactactgcattgtaacCATCAGGATAGTAGAATGAAGGctgatgtcgaacacttgtcccacaagatCGAGTTTGCATTTCAACGAACGTATgaggtttcaattgacttgccatcagtcgattccacaacaggttggtttcaagaagcatcagggttaaacagaacaggAACGAGGCGTTTAGTTACCAAGAATGTGCAGGCCACCGTGTTGTTATAATCCTGGCATCGCTCatgccaatcctaaatgcccttccacgaacctcatttccagtgttgttgttCTCGTTACAAGAATTTCCAATTCTTCCGTCGTTCCCTCGGTTGTTGTCGTCTTGTTCCAACAGCAGCCAATCCACGTCGTAGGTATCTCCATCTCCATGCTGTAGGCTAACATTACGAGCCCCTTGATGTTATTACTTGAAACGAAGCCTTACGATCTTTCACTAACCAAGTCCATCTGCTCACCTTCTGTGCCACGTACTAACGTGCTACTTACTGTGCCGGTAGTCTCACCTTTCACACTATAATTAGTTGTCATTACATATGTcctgattgattcgtaagagttgactcccataagttgctgactagggttaaggattcgattgaagtcaattcgttggtgttcgttgccggtaatcatGGTTGTCCGAATACTGAAGTCGACAATATACTATACTCATCCTCTTGTCCATTGACCCAGCAAGTTgattgagtaatacacggtatgttgcgAGAGTGTTGCAGGAGTGATCACACATCGGGTTCTAATACGTCAGTACATTGAGTTCCAGCAGACAAAGATGAGTGAAAGGAGTATGGATTAATCATTAACGTTGCGACATCCAACCCAGGggcgttcgtacaagcacctagcattctacacggttcgctaggcgttcagatgagtgttcaggtgatactcgatagcatcgaaaTTTCGTAAGAATTTAGAGGGGAGTGAGAAGATCACGTTCGAGTAAAACTCCCATAGATTTGTTATATTTCTCATCAATCAAATAAcagaacggaacccctttttcacttgttaagcctcactgggactcgcatgcacctcacattattattatgtgtgcacccacaataatattgtgatttgcatgctcatctcagttcctcctaactcatgtcaaatggttcctcaaactcgaatgCCAAACAGGGGTTATCAAGACGATAGATCACAAGAATCTAAGGACTATGACATGCTAACAACACATCAAATGTAAGCAAGCAATTCAAGCAATCATGCTATAGTGACGATTGTGTGTTTGTACGCTAAATCATAAACAAATGTACACTACTCATGTAATGAATACCACAGAtgaaaagacgaaccttgcaatctggagctgagtgtcatggtcgtattcccgttttcagaactgtttggttatagtctggttttataaaaacgttttataaaccaagttcactataaccagtggctctgataccaatctgtcacacccccaaaataccagcTAGGGAATACCCCTGctgggcgtgtgacgtaccaacaatgagacactaatcatgttgaactcaTACCAGTATGTAAATGAAATCCACATTTATAATTAAAAGTATCGATCATATgttaaataaaacccaacatgttcagcggaagcaattagtaaaccaaagttaaactGTTATAAGACCAATGTATATTATTAATAACTCAACCACGAGAATCCATCCAattcgacccatgaccactccagctattccagacagcaagttcccaattccaataaatctaacgacctgcgagcatgtaacaagtgtatcagacaaagctggcgagttcacagtttaagaaaacgtttattaccagttgtatgtaaaacagttcactgacaaatgcaagtaatattgttaatatctcaattccgaacaagacagctcctgaaatacatgactgcccttcccacgtactcctatctagtactgggccccgactgggtcattagttcacatccgtcctatctaggagcggtgtgagggtgccaaacctaagtagcgctaccaactaatacccgttaccctccaggtaacataataagggacttttttttgggtaaagggttaccccggtgattctattaaattcaaccgcaaataagtacaagtagtgaggatgagttccacactagttcatatataggacatgccccatatatgtaaaacaaagcAAACAAAATAACTATGACACCCCATAACCTAGCCTACTATACATCAAGAAAGAGATCTAGTAGACAAGACAAtgcaaaaacaaaaaacaaaaccctcaaccgccatcatcaaaaataaagctGCCACAAACCGGCAACCCCTTCAAACGAACCAATAACAGCCTATCCATTTGAgaattttgtggaagaggtgcttgcccctgctttcgaagaaaaaggatggatacccgatgtcataaatttactcgtttcattgtagacttcaaCGACCTCCTCTTCATCCGAATCCTGCCTATCAGTCACCTGTTTCTCTTTTTTCTCTATTCGCCCCACagttttaccttcctgatcaccATCATCGTCCTTAAGGGCATCAAACGGGTTTGATGTTGAAACCCGGTTCGAACTCCTCAAAGGCGGTTTTGGTTTAGGATTGGTAACTGGTCTATAAACAAACTTAGGTTTCTGATTTTTCATGTGTAGACCTTGGTTGTTAGCTTTCTTCTTTTTAGCACCCACATCCTGGAAATCATCCACATTCTTTCCAGAATCCCCATttggaacaacctgagggttcTTTGGGCACGAACTATCATCATGACCAAAAACACAGCAAGAAGAACACCgtaaaggctcccaatcatattcaatctTGACTTCCACCTTAGAATAACCATTACCATCTAAAGATGGAATTGCAACAGTGACACTTCTTTTTAAGTCAGCCCCCGCCTGCACTTCAATAAGAGCTCTAGCGTAACTACTTCTTCCCCAAGATTCAGCACACATCGTAGCAGTATACGTATCCAACATCTTAGGCACCCCTATCTTTGATGCAATCAAACTAAGACCATCCTCAGTATATGCCGTTAACGGCACATCGTGCATCTTTACCCACACCGGAATAGCTTTAATATCCTCTTTTTCTAGTTTGATAGAGGCCGACCACATCTTCAAGATAATCGGAACATTTCTTATCATCCATGGCCCATCCTCTAACATTTTATCCATCCCTTCCTTAGttttaaacttaaagaaaaagaagccgTTCGCATTCATCATCAATCTAGCCAGACCATACTTAACCCAATTGTTCTTAGCAAAGTAATCCACCACCGGAAACGCTAGCCGTTTACCCAAGAAATACCCATAGAGAGTGTTTGCATACCTGTCCGTGACTTGCTTAACCGAAGCCAGCGGAATAACAACATCAGCTCCATCGACAACCTCAGAAGACTCCATCTCCCTAAAGTTCACCTTCACCTTATCCTTAGAGTTCTTTACTGCATTTGCAAATGATACCGGTTCCGTCGTCGCTGAAGTTTGCGAATTCCCATGACCTGCCAATGCAGCAACATTGGATTCtaatttttgcgcatatctcttGGTCGCTTGCTTAATCCCTTCCCAATCAGAAACCCTAGTTGCTGACCGCAAGTTTTCAGCTTCAATTGGAACTGAATTCTTTATCAATTCATCAATTATGTTAACGTTACGGGGTTCAGTTTGAGCCGAGAGATCGTCAATGATGTTAAACCTTGCTGCAATTTCTTCAAACGTTGCCCTCGGTGTCGCACGAAGATCCTGTTGATTTCCACCAGAACTACTAACATATCCACCAGAGCCGTTTAAATCATCCATCCCAGATTCGACAAACCCTAACAGCCGTCAAAGAATTCGTAACCCTAATCCAATCAGCGACAAAGGAGAAACGCCGGAACCTGATAAAGATAAGCGGCGGCACACCCTAACGTCAATTAGCACAGGAATACGAAACCCTAATCTGATGTAACACCCAAACTCAATCCGAATCAAGGTATAATCAGCGCCGATAGTTGCCAAAACCCAAAACTGAAAAGGATTTACGCTGAAAATCAGTGAAAAACGAAACCCTCAAAACAGAATCTGAACCGATTTCACCCGATTATCTTCCAAGGATTGATTGGAAAAACCCTAAGTTGATAATCAAGATTAATCGATTGTAGGAGACGCTCGAAATCAGTTGAGATTTCACAAGAGTGTCGATGTCGCCAATTTCGCCCAGAGAAACCCTCCCAAGACTCGCCCAAGagtgataggtgagaatattaaccaatatacccgtttttacccaaagacttatccctccacgggatacccactgactgtccccaaccactgggacgcatgctcaaatgtagtgaactcaccttggtttgctcggtaagattaattactTGTTATCAATTGATCAAGCACGTCCTAGCATAGTGTATCAATAACAATCAGTTTCGTATTCGCATTGAACCACATACTTTTATCACATATTACACAAGTTGCCATCAAGGATTATGCACATAATGATACGCATTATAACAGTTAACTACGTCATACATTAGCCAAGTTATTACTGTTTATCCACATAACAGATTTTCGCACCACACACAAGCTAACTTCCCAAGCCCAAGTTCCAACTACCCTTAACAAATTATAGTGTGGGGGTGCGGCCCACTTAGCTTTGTGTGATCCAAGCACATTCATGATCTACAATGACTTGTAGTCCACTGTAAATAACGTGTTCCAATGTCGCATGCGGCCCGTTTGTAACCATTTACATCTAAGTAAATCACTAACCAATCATAATCATTAGTCACAAGCACCTCCAAAACATAATGGCAACTTATCCATCGAAACTCACATAAACCTAAGACATCATCATGTGATTGTCAACTTTAGGTTGACATAATATTCAATCCATTACACTTTCTGACAACATTATCATTGTACCACACTGTTTGACTATCTCAATCACATGGAGCcgccattttttttatttacttaagGCATCATCATTATTAGGCCATATGCCTTCAATTTCATTGGACCTTAAAGACTACTGATATAAATCAACTTGGTTATTTGAAGTTTGTGAATTCAATGGATCACTTTAATTTGACCAAGCAGTTCGAGATATCAAACAATCACATATTGTCAGCATATCAATGTTTAATTTGACCATTTATAATCACCAATTGTCAACATATAACATATGACTTTTACTAGTTCCTTATCTATCAACATATAGTGTGTGATCATTCATCATCGCATAATATCATCATACAATCTCTATATGTCATAGTGCAAACACAATCCTGATCAATCAAGAATCAACATCACATAACAACAAAAGCTGAGAACAATCGTACTAATTGGAGGTTCCATCGAACAGACAAATGCTTCGAAAAGGGGGGCTACTGCCGCACACACTTGGGGGTAGGGTTTTGGTTGTGTTTGATTTATCAAGTTAAGTACctaaatgtgtgtgtatatattctAAGGTTGTTAGCCGGCCCCAACCCATGATTTATTTGGACTCTATTCGGCCCAACATAGATTAAATGTACGAAGGTGGAGTATTTGGGTTTCGGTGTGCGTGTATATATATAACGACTCACATAGGCCGGCCCAATATATAAACCTTGATTGGGCTCGAACAGTTCAGCCCGGGGTTAACCCGTGTGTGTGTTTCGAGTGGGTTTGTGGCCCAATATGCCTCGTGCAGCTCGCGGCCCAAACAGGTTAGGCCCCTAAATTGACTAAACGACACCTAGAAACGTTTAACGATTCCTTGCAGTTAATCAGTCAAACTCACGTACACATACTCAAACACGTTATACATTTAGCAATTACGTTACATTCAAAAGTGTTTATTGATTTGCATCATCGCAAGAGACCTGAAGGAGAGATAATAAGAAAACAGGATCACGTGACCttagaagttcgggttgtcacataatAGATAGGTagacatgcttcaccccaaaacattgaaaacagtaaaagaggggactatgtactcacttgagaatgcttaagagtcttgaacaactaccaagcatagctagaggagcacggaatcaaacgacacctaatattgataactacataaataaaccggacctaaatcttgagatcggatagtatgaggtctcgtgaaccaaatgagcgtgggaacccatatgatatggtctaacaaggcctacatactaaaatgaaacctatcctaagtgctttcgacccattatgatccattaaggtagcttacgctaccttaacgcgtcgcgCACGCAATGcgcattcgagacgtctaactagccctatgacaagtattatatgccaaaacatgtttaaatatgctACATAATcaattatgtgacaaaaatttaggttacatatgcttaattaccaattatgtatgaaaagggcattttagtaatttacctaaggcatataaagtacttatcatacaactacttaaactaggtgaccataaggtataacctcggaaggttattccctgtgcaactatggtcactaaacatgttttgtcacaccccggccgcgtataacatgcaaccgcggcggaaacgccggggagtgttgggacagaattaattgtttcataaccatggaaattaaagttacattttatttatcaacaaacatgttacattgtcttcaaacatgaaacaaagagtttataacataattaactaagtctatcttcatttttagtctctaaggcacaggtccgccctagtgtcatgatcatcatcctatggaacagctcctgaaaacacatgtgaaagtaggtacgtcagcataaaaatgcctgtgatatacataggttttgtgaaaatgggattcatgacttgagtttaaagaaatgtttaataatagtcagtcatgaaccttgtaatttgtcttgctttgtaaaccatttgaaaaacgataatatcagatgatatgtatagataagtgtaaggttaaacgagtaaccaagtaaaatgagttgaataagttaagttgtttgtaaaaatcatgtcttgtgaagagtatgttatttgtgtaaaatgtaatgtgtctaaactgaaatgacttagataacgctacgatatgtaatattatacaagcatttatatataggaagtaccagcggcgtatccaccatgtctgtatcatattacatacgccacgttactccaaccatttacccaaaccaaccaccatgtaaattgttcatgtataaatcaattgtcaagtgttattgtgtaaaccatgtcgaaatgtctatgttcaatgtaaaccaccatgtatgtatatcaatgtcaaaatgtttatgtttaatgtagatcatgtaatgtgtacccaaaatatatcttgtatggtaagtgaaatgtatcaactaaaccatatgtaaaatgcacaaaacaaggtattgaagtaaaacatggtttaaatcaacgttatattttgtggaacaatgcatgctatactgatacagacatttatgcggtattgtgaaatatgcatacatccaagccttgagactgtggcgataaacccttaaacacaTTAATGCTTTATCTAAGT
It encodes:
- the LOC110891182 gene encoding uncharacterized protein LOC110891182, with protein sequence MDDLNGSGGYVSSSGGNQQDLRATPRATFEEIAARFNIIDDLSAQTEPRNVNIIDELIKNSVPIEAENLRSATRVSDWEGIKQATKRYAQKLESNVAALAGHGNSQTSATTEPVSFANAVKNSKDKVKVNFREMESSEVVDGADVVIPLASVKQVTDRYANTLYGYFLGKRLAFPVVDYFAKNNWVKYGLARLMMNANGFFFFKFKTKEGMDKMLEDGPWMIRNVPIILKMWSASIKLEKEDIKAIPVWVKMHDVPLTAYTEDGLSLIASKIGVPKMLDTYTATMCAESWGRSSYARALIEVQAGADLKRSVTVAIPSLDGNGYSKVEVKIEYDWEPLRCSSCCVFGHDDSSCPKNPQVVPNGDSGKNVDDFQDVGAKKKKANNQGLHMKNQKPKFVYRPVTNPKPKPPLRSSNRVSTSNPFDALKDDDGDQEGKTVGRIEKKEKQVTDRQDSDEEEVVEVYNETSTRIIVGWNPLVFDVMVLFQSDQVMHLQLCFKHEKKMLFCSIIYAANYYISRRELWNHLVLHKALVRNDPWVMLGDFNSALYLEDKSMGCSSISASMRDFQTCVNDIEMLDLNQSGLHFTWSQKPKKGIGLMKKIDRVMGNSQFLTQFPNAVAVFCLARLSDHSPSILKIPVVGKVKHKSFKFANFLVHKPDFLVIVKRIWDTDIRGVYQFSVVKKLRMLKSPLRVLLFQQGNLHKKVQELREKLDQIQRELDSNPASLIIREEETTTRRSY